One genomic window of Brevundimonas vesicularis includes the following:
- a CDS encoding alpha/beta fold hydrolase: MSAPYPFVERRWTSPDGLTLFARDYAPGPGVARPPVIAIHGLTRNSADFEAIAPLLAQSGRRVLAVDVRGRGLSDRALDPMTYMPDVYARDVLALMEQAGIDRAVFLGTSMGGLITMALTAMRPKAVVAAILNDIGPEVAPEGLARIAAYSGQPVEIGSWADAAAYAKRINAVAFPHYMDADWDAFARRIFRQQPDGEIALDYDPDIAVPIRAAGAKALVPNLWPMFRRLAKKKPTLLVRGAASDLLSADIAARMKKAAPTMAYVEVPGIGHAPMLDEAEAKAAIFEFLAEID, translated from the coding sequence ATGAGCGCGCCCTATCCATTCGTTGAACGCCGCTGGACCTCGCCGGATGGTCTCACGCTCTTTGCGCGGGATTACGCGCCCGGTCCCGGCGTCGCGCGGCCGCCGGTGATCGCCATTCATGGCCTGACCCGCAACAGCGCCGATTTCGAGGCCATCGCGCCGCTTCTGGCCCAGAGCGGGCGGCGGGTGCTGGCGGTGGATGTGCGCGGGCGCGGCCTTTCGGACCGTGCGCTCGACCCCATGACCTATATGCCCGATGTCTATGCGCGCGACGTTCTGGCCCTGATGGAGCAGGCCGGGATCGATAGAGCGGTCTTCCTCGGCACCTCGATGGGCGGGTTGATCACCATGGCGCTGACGGCGATGCGGCCGAAGGCGGTTGTCGCGGCGATCCTGAACGACATCGGCCCGGAGGTGGCGCCGGAAGGTCTGGCGCGCATCGCCGCCTACAGCGGTCAGCCGGTGGAGATCGGCTCCTGGGCCGATGCGGCGGCCTATGCGAAGCGGATCAATGCGGTGGCGTTCCCGCACTATATGGATGCGGACTGGGACGCCTTCGCGCGGCGCATTTTCCGCCAGCAGCCGGACGGTGAGATCGCGCTGGACTACGATCCCGACATCGCCGTGCCGATCCGAGCGGCGGGGGCCAAGGCGCTGGTCCCGAACCTGTGGCCGATGTTCCGGCGGCTGGCGAAGAAGAAGCCCACGCTGCTGGTGCGGGGCGCTGCCTCGGATCTGCTGAGCGCCGACATCGCCGCGCGGATGAAAAAGGCGGCCCCGACCATGGCCTATGTCGAGGTTCCCGGCATCGGCCACGCGCCCATGTTGGACGAGGCCGAGGCCAAGGCGGCGATCTTCGAATTCCTGGCCGAGATCGATTAG
- a CDS encoding ABC transporter ATP-binding protein codes for MSETPALPDNAIEVRGLKKTYAGSKKAAPKTALRGVDLVIPRGSVFGLLGPNGAGKSTLINILAGVVKKSEGSVTIWGRDIDKEPRDAAAALGVVPQEIVADVFFTPRESLEVQAGFYGVPKDERRSDELLAALGLSDKANAYVRALSGGMKRRLMVAKALVHNPPILILDEPTAGVDVELRRQLWAYVRRINEEGVTIVLTTHYLEEAQELCDTIAIVNRGEVVACEPTPQLLRRLDSRNVVVTPETPQATPPVLAGFEVTPRPGGAFAVAYKKGQSSVEQVINAVRAAGVTIADITTEDPDLEDVFLALTYGDASRVDPTRD; via the coding sequence ATGTCAGAGACCCCCGCCCTGCCCGACAACGCCATCGAGGTGCGGGGACTGAAGAAGACCTATGCCGGCTCCAAGAAGGCCGCCCCCAAGACGGCCCTGCGCGGCGTCGATCTGGTCATTCCGCGCGGCTCGGTCTTCGGCCTGCTCGGCCCGAACGGGGCGGGCAAGTCGACCCTGATCAACATCCTGGCGGGGGTGGTGAAGAAGTCCGAAGGCTCGGTGACCATCTGGGGCCGCGACATCGACAAGGAGCCGCGCGACGCCGCCGCCGCTCTGGGCGTCGTGCCGCAGGAGATCGTCGCCGACGTCTTCTTCACCCCGCGCGAATCGCTGGAGGTACAGGCGGGCTTTTACGGCGTACCGAAGGACGAGCGCCGGTCCGACGAACTTCTGGCCGCGCTGGGCCTGTCGGACAAGGCCAACGCCTATGTCCGCGCCCTGTCCGGCGGCATGAAGCGCCGCCTGATGGTGGCCAAGGCCTTGGTCCACAATCCGCCCATCCTGATCCTGGACGAGCCGACGGCCGGCGTGGACGTCGAACTGCGTCGCCAGCTGTGGGCCTATGTCCGCCGCATCAACGAGGAGGGGGTGACCATCGTCCTGACCACCCACTATCTCGAAGAAGCGCAGGAGCTTTGCGACACCATCGCCATCGTCAACCGGGGCGAGGTGGTGGCCTGCGAACCGACGCCGCAGCTTCTGCGCCGTCTGGACAGCCGCAATGTCGTCGTGACCCCGGAAACGCCCCAGGCGACGCCGCCGGTGCTGGCCGGCTTCGAGGTTACGCCCCGTCCGGGCGGCGCCTTCGCGGTCGCCTACAAGAAGGGGCAGTCGTCGGTCGAGCAGGTCATCAACGCCGTGCGCGCCGCCGGCGTCACCATCGCCGACATCACCACCGAAGATCCGGACTTGGAGGACGTCTTCCTGGCCCTGACCTACGGCGATGCGTCGCGGGTTGATCCGACAAGGGACTAA
- a CDS encoding VOC family protein — protein MRYLHTMVRVKDIDASLHFYCDLLGLQEVRRTENEAGRFTLVFLAAPKNLEQSAAERCPEVELTFNWDPEEYQGGRNFGHLAYKVDDIYAACQKLMDGGVTINRPPRDGNMAFVRSPDGISIELLQEGAPLAPAEPWASMPNVGAW, from the coding sequence TTGCGCTATCTGCACACCATGGTCCGGGTAAAGGACATCGACGCCTCGCTGCACTTCTATTGCGATCTCCTGGGTCTGCAGGAGGTGCGCCGCACCGAGAACGAGGCGGGCCGGTTCACGCTTGTGTTTCTCGCCGCGCCCAAGAATCTGGAACAGTCGGCGGCGGAACGCTGCCCCGAGGTCGAGCTGACCTTCAACTGGGATCCGGAAGAGTACCAGGGCGGCCGCAACTTCGGTCATCTGGCCTATAAGGTCGATGATATCTACGCCGCCTGCCAGAAGCTGATGGACGGCGGGGTGACGATCAACCGTCCGCCGCGCGACGGCAACATGGCCTTCGTCCGCTCGCCCGATGGCATCTCCATCGAACTGCTTCAGGAAGGCGCGCCGCTGGCGCCGGCCGAGCCCTGGGCCTCCATGCCGAACGTCGGCGCCTGGTGA
- a CDS encoding DegT/DnrJ/EryC1/StrS family aminotransferase encodes MIPFIDLQAQRQRLGGKIEAAVQEAVVGGAWVMGPQVRQFEADLAAFGQAKHALGCGNGTDALILPLIAWGVRTGDAVFCPSFTFTATAEVVPWLGASPVFVDVDAHTYNMDPVKLEAAIEAVKAEGRLTPKVVIAVDLFGQPADYPAIRAICDRHGLKLISDSAQGFGCTLDGDHPLKWADVTTTSFFPAKPLGCYGDGGAVLTDDDDLAQEMDSLRVHGKVVAKDLEAGAAAFAHDPKYLAMRIGMNSRLDTIQAAILIEKLKVFGQEIEWRNRIAARYNERLAPHVSAVPHVIDGSVSIWAQYTIEHEDRDGLAAHLKDHGVPTAVYYPVPMHMQPAYQRFPQGAGGLPVTERLRNRVLSLPMHADLDEATQDKVVAAVANYKG; translated from the coding sequence ATGATCCCCTTCATCGACCTTCAGGCCCAGCGCCAGCGCCTCGGCGGCAAGATCGAGGCCGCCGTTCAGGAGGCCGTCGTCGGCGGCGCCTGGGTCATGGGTCCGCAGGTCCGCCAGTTCGAGGCCGACCTCGCCGCCTTCGGTCAGGCCAAGCACGCCTTGGGCTGCGGCAACGGCACCGACGCCCTGATCCTGCCGTTGATCGCCTGGGGCGTCCGGACCGGCGACGCCGTCTTCTGCCCCAGCTTCACCTTCACGGCCACGGCCGAGGTTGTGCCGTGGTTGGGCGCCTCGCCCGTATTCGTGGACGTCGACGCCCACACCTACAATATGGACCCGGTCAAGCTCGAGGCGGCCATCGAAGCGGTCAAGGCCGAGGGTCGCCTGACGCCCAAGGTGGTCATCGCCGTCGATCTGTTCGGTCAGCCCGCCGACTATCCCGCCATCCGCGCCATCTGCGACCGCCACGGGTTGAAGCTGATCTCGGATTCGGCGCAAGGTTTCGGATGCACCCTGGACGGCGACCATCCGCTGAAGTGGGCCGATGTCACCACGACTAGCTTCTTTCCGGCCAAGCCCCTGGGCTGCTACGGCGACGGCGGGGCGGTGCTGACCGACGATGACGACCTGGCGCAGGAAATGGATTCCCTTCGCGTGCACGGCAAGGTCGTCGCCAAGGACCTGGAGGCCGGCGCCGCCGCCTTCGCCCACGACCCCAAATATCTGGCCATGCGCATCGGCATGAACAGCCGGCTGGACACCATCCAGGCCGCCATCCTGATCGAGAAGCTGAAGGTCTTCGGTCAGGAAATCGAATGGCGCAACCGGATCGCCGCCCGTTACAACGAACGCCTCGCGCCCCATGTCTCGGCCGTGCCCCACGTCATCGACGGCAGCGTCTCCATCTGGGCGCAGTACACGATCGAGCATGAGGATCGCGACGGTCTGGCCGCGCACCTGAAGGATCACGGCGTGCCCACCGCCGTCTATTATCCGGTGCCCATGCACATGCAGCCGGCCTATCAGCGCTTCCCGCAGGGCGCAGGCGGCCTGCCCGTCACCGAACGGCTGAGGAACCGGGTCCTCAGCCTGCCGATGCACGCCGATCTGGACGAGGCGACCCAGGACAAGGTCGTCGCCGCCGTCGCCAACTACAAGGGCTAA
- the polA gene encoding DNA polymerase I: protein MTETTAPENPETERPMTQDGPALRLWMIDASAYIFRAYHALPPLTRKSDGLPVGAVQGYCNMLWKLLKDMKGADGPTHLVAIFDHSEKTFRNTLYDQYKAHRPPPPEDLVPQFPLVREATAAFGVHCVELPGYEADDLIATYACKARDAGGEAVIVSSDKDLMQLIGGGVVMWDPMKDRRLAEPEVFEKFGVGPEKMVDLQALIGDSVDNVPGAPGIGPKTAAQLLDEYGDLDTLLANAGEIKQPKRRQTLIDFADQIRLSRELVRLTCDAPAPEAIDDFAVRDPDPAILSAFLETMEFRSLQRRVGDGKAGPSDVSAFAPKRAPNLTAPVATPRYGQVVEGPAEVQTFDHAAYECVQTEEALDRWIARATEVGVVGFDTETDTLSATHAGLCGVSLAVGPNEACYIPLTHEHEPQAGEGGLFGEAGEAPEPFHQLDKPTTLAKLKVLLEDPSVLKVLQNAKYDIAVMARRGIRVAPYDDTMLISYVLEGGLHGHGMDELARLHLGHEPIPFKSVAGTGKSQKSFKHVALKPASEYAAEDADVTLRLWRILKPRLAREGLSTVYETLERGMPTVLADMELNGVRIDPDRLKRLSSEFGLRMAELEAQAHEIAGRPFNIGSPRQIGEILFGELNLPGGKKTASGQWGTDASVLEELALSHDLPRAILDWRQLSKLKGTYTDALTAAADPKTDRVHTSYQLAAATTGRLASSDPNLQNIPIRTETGREIRQAFIAAPGNILISADYSQIELRLLAHIGDIPELKRAFKAGLDIHAATASEMFGVPVEGMPSETRRRAKAINFGIVYGISAFGLANQLGIDQGEAGAYIKTYFERFPGIRAYMDKTKAEVRQTGFVSTVFGRRIHIPAIHSKSGAERQFGERAAINAPIQGAAADIIRRAMIRMPAALTEAGLSTRMLLQVHDELVFEAPEAEADRAIAVIKRVMENASDPAVALSVPLVVDARAALNWDAAH, encoded by the coding sequence ATGACCGAGACGACTGCGCCCGAAAATCCAGAGACCGAACGCCCGATGACGCAGGACGGCCCTGCGCTGCGGCTGTGGATGATCGACGCCTCGGCCTACATCTTTCGCGCCTATCACGCCCTGCCGCCTCTGACGCGCAAGTCCGACGGCCTGCCGGTCGGCGCGGTCCAGGGCTACTGCAACATGTTGTGGAAGCTGCTGAAGGACATGAAGGGCGCCGATGGCCCGACCCATCTGGTGGCCATCTTCGACCATTCGGAAAAGACGTTCCGCAACACCCTGTACGATCAGTACAAGGCCCATCGCCCGCCGCCGCCCGAGGATTTGGTCCCGCAGTTTCCGCTGGTGCGCGAGGCGACGGCGGCGTTCGGGGTGCATTGCGTCGAACTGCCCGGCTATGAGGCCGACGACCTGATCGCCACCTACGCCTGCAAGGCGCGCGATGCAGGCGGCGAGGCGGTAATCGTCTCGTCGGACAAGGACCTGATGCAGCTGATCGGCGGCGGCGTCGTGATGTGGGATCCGATGAAGGACCGGCGTCTGGCCGAGCCTGAGGTGTTCGAAAAGTTCGGCGTCGGCCCTGAGAAGATGGTCGATCTGCAGGCCCTGATCGGCGACAGTGTGGACAACGTCCCCGGCGCGCCAGGCATCGGACCGAAGACGGCGGCGCAGCTGCTGGACGAATACGGCGATCTGGACACCCTGCTGGCCAACGCCGGCGAGATCAAACAGCCCAAGCGCCGCCAGACCCTGATCGACTTCGCCGATCAGATCCGTCTGTCGCGCGAGCTGGTGCGCCTGACCTGCGATGCGCCGGCGCCCGAGGCGATCGACGATTTCGCTGTGCGTGATCCCGATCCCGCGATCCTGTCGGCCTTCTTGGAGACGATGGAGTTCCGCTCGCTGCAGCGCCGCGTCGGCGACGGCAAGGCCGGGCCCAGCGACGTTTCCGCCTTCGCGCCCAAGCGTGCGCCGAACCTGACCGCCCCCGTCGCGACCCCTCGCTACGGCCAGGTCGTCGAAGGCCCGGCCGAGGTCCAGACCTTCGATCACGCGGCCTACGAATGCGTCCAGACCGAAGAGGCGCTGGATCGCTGGATCGCGCGCGCGACCGAGGTCGGCGTCGTCGGATTCGACACCGAGACCGATACGCTGTCGGCGACCCACGCGGGCCTGTGCGGCGTGTCGCTGGCGGTGGGGCCGAACGAGGCCTGCTACATTCCCCTGACGCACGAGCACGAGCCGCAGGCCGGCGAAGGCGGTCTCTTTGGCGAAGCGGGAGAGGCGCCCGAGCCGTTCCATCAGCTGGACAAGCCCACGACCCTGGCCAAGCTGAAGGTGTTGCTGGAAGATCCGTCAGTCCTGAAGGTGCTTCAGAACGCCAAATACGACATCGCCGTCATGGCGCGTCGGGGCATCCGCGTCGCGCCCTATGACGACACGATGCTGATCTCCTATGTGCTGGAGGGCGGACTGCACGGGCACGGCATGGACGAGCTGGCGCGCCTGCACCTGGGCCACGAGCCGATCCCGTTCAAGAGCGTGGCGGGGACCGGCAAGAGCCAGAAATCCTTCAAGCACGTCGCGCTGAAACCCGCCTCGGAATATGCCGCCGAGGATGCGGATGTGACCCTGCGGCTGTGGCGGATTCTGAAACCCCGTCTGGCGCGTGAGGGCCTGTCCACCGTCTATGAGACGCTGGAGCGCGGCATGCCGACGGTGCTGGCGGACATGGAGCTGAACGGCGTTCGCATCGATCCCGACCGGCTGAAGCGACTGTCCAGCGAGTTCGGCCTTCGCATGGCCGAGCTGGAGGCCCAGGCCCATGAGATCGCCGGACGCCCCTTCAACATCGGCTCGCCGCGCCAGATCGGCGAGATCCTGTTCGGCGAACTGAACCTGCCGGGCGGCAAGAAGACCGCCTCGGGTCAGTGGGGCACCGACGCCAGCGTGCTGGAGGAACTGGCGCTCAGCCACGATCTGCCGCGCGCGATCCTGGACTGGCGCCAGCTGTCGAAGCTGAAGGGCACCTATACCGACGCCCTGACCGCGGCCGCCGATCCCAAGACTGATCGCGTCCACACGAGCTATCAACTGGCCGCCGCCACCACCGGCCGTCTGGCGTCCAGCGATCCAAACCTGCAGAACATTCCTATCCGCACCGAGACCGGCCGCGAGATCCGCCAGGCCTTCATCGCCGCACCCGGCAATATCCTGATCAGCGCCGACTACAGCCAGATCGAGCTGCGCCTTTTGGCCCATATCGGCGACATCCCAGAGCTGAAGCGCGCCTTCAAGGCGGGGCTCGATATTCACGCCGCAACGGCGTCGGAGATGTTCGGCGTGCCGGTCGAGGGCATGCCGTCCGAGACCCGCCGTCGCGCCAAGGCGATCAACTTCGGCATCGTCTATGGTATTTCGGCCTTCGGCCTGGCCAATCAGCTGGGCATCGATCAGGGCGAGGCGGGGGCCTATATCAAGACCTATTTCGAACGGTTCCCGGGCATCCGCGCCTATATGGACAAGACCAAGGCCGAGGTGCGCCAGACGGGCTTCGTCTCCACCGTCTTCGGCCGCCGAATCCACATCCCGGCCATCCACTCCAAGTCCGGCGCCGAGCGCCAGTTCGGCGAGCGCGCCGCCATCAACGCCCCGATCCAGGGCGCGGCCGCCGACATCATCCGTCGCGCCATGATCCGCATGCCCGCCGCCCTGACCGAAGCCGGCCTCAGCACGCGCATGCTGCTTCAGGTCCACGACGAACTGGTGTTCGAAGCGCCCGAAGCCGAGGCCGACCGCGCCATCGCCGTCATCAAACGCGTGATGGAAAACGCGTCGGATCCTGCCGTGGCGTTGTCGGTGCCGTTGGTGGTGGACGCCCGCGCGGCGTTGAACTGGGACGCCGCGCACTAG
- a CDS encoding zinc-finger domain-containing protein: MPPRHSDAIIPPPEEIVVSTKRVACDGGGGALGHPLVYMDMGEDDFIECGYCDRRFVLSAQAHDENEYLSPAARAPEAH; this comes from the coding sequence ATGCCTCCCCGCCATTCCGACGCCATCATCCCGCCGCCCGAAGAGATCGTCGTCTCGACCAAACGCGTGGCCTGCGACGGCGGCGGCGGGGCCCTGGGCCATCCGCTGGTCTATATGGACATGGGCGAGGACGACTTCATCGAGTGCGGCTATTGCGACCGGCGTTTCGTCCTGTCGGCCCAGGCCCACGACGAGAACGAATATCTGAGCCCCGCCGCCCGCGCGCCCGAGGCCCACTGA
- a CDS encoding exodeoxyribonuclease III, translating into MTLRLATWNINSVRLRIDQVARFVAERAPDVLMLQEIKCTTDQFPRGAFEEMGMPHLRAAGQKGWHGVAIASRLPLEDSDTFQVCKLGHARCVSARVSGIDVQNFYIPAGGDVPDRALNPKFDHKMDFYEQLTAIVAKQDKSRPLVMAGDFNIAPGEGDVWNHRYMSKIVSHTPIEVETLNRLQETGGFADVLRDRFPEPQKLASWWSYRAADFRKSNRGLRLDHIWTSPGLTPAVVKDTARIHDDVREWDRPSDHAPVTVDLDI; encoded by the coding sequence ATGACCCTTCGCCTCGCCACCTGGAACATCAACTCCGTCCGCCTGCGCATCGACCAGGTCGCCCGCTTCGTCGCCGAACGCGCGCCCGATGTCCTGATGCTACAGGAGATCAAATGCACCACCGACCAGTTTCCACGCGGCGCCTTCGAGGAGATGGGCATGCCCCACCTTCGCGCGGCGGGCCAGAAGGGCTGGCACGGCGTCGCCATCGCCAGCCGCCTGCCACTTGAGGACAGCGACACGTTCCAGGTCTGTAAACTGGGTCACGCGCGCTGCGTCTCGGCCCGCGTTTCCGGCATCGACGTGCAGAACTTCTACATCCCGGCCGGCGGCGACGTTCCCGACCGGGCGCTGAACCCCAAGTTCGACCACAAGATGGACTTCTACGAGCAGCTGACCGCGATCGTGGCCAAGCAGGACAAGTCTCGCCCCTTGGTCATGGCCGGCGATTTCAATATCGCCCCCGGCGAAGGCGATGTTTGGAACCACCGCTACATGTCCAAGATCGTCAGCCACACGCCGATCGAGGTCGAGACCCTGAATCGGCTTCAGGAGACGGGTGGCTTCGCCGATGTGCTGCGTGACCGCTTCCCCGAGCCCCAGAAACTGGCTAGCTGGTGGAGCTATCGCGCCGCCGACTTCCGCAAATCGAATCGCGGTCTGCGGCTGGACCACATCTGGACGTCGCCCGGCCTGACTCCCGCCGTGGTCAAGGACACCGCCCGCATCCACGACGACGTCCGCGAATGGGATCGTCCCAGCGACCACGCGCCGGTGACGGTCGATCTGGATATCTGA
- a CDS encoding Gfo/Idh/MocA family protein, with the protein MPNTPALKIGVAGVGVMGRNHARVASEMREFDLTTVFDPDAVTAEGVAAAYGASPVTTAQAFVDAGLDAAIVATPNRFHAEIGVALLEKGVHVLVEKPIAASVADAQRMIDAAKANDRVLMVGQVERFNPAVETVKRAVADDDIISIQITRVGPFPPRMGEVGVVIDLAVHDIDIIRHLTGSEIVEVQPQLARTRADREDTALLQFRLDSGVIAHITTNWVTPYKTRTLQVATKTKFIVADLITRQVTEYFGQQPDGSYSTRMLNSWPAEPLKKELEAFARAITTGETPAVTGEDGLRNLEVALRCLGEH; encoded by the coding sequence ATGCCGAACACTCCCGCCCTCAAGATCGGCGTCGCCGGCGTCGGCGTCATGGGCCGCAACCATGCGCGCGTCGCCTCCGAGATGCGCGAGTTCGACCTGACCACCGTCTTCGATCCCGATGCGGTGACGGCCGAGGGCGTCGCCGCCGCCTATGGCGCATCGCCCGTCACGACGGCCCAGGCCTTCGTCGACGCCGGTCTGGACGCCGCCATCGTCGCCACGCCCAACCGGTTCCACGCCGAGATCGGCGTGGCACTGCTGGAAAAGGGCGTCCACGTCCTGGTCGAAAAGCCGATCGCCGCCAGCGTCGCCGACGCCCAGCGCATGATCGATGCGGCCAAGGCCAATGACCGCGTCCTTATGGTGGGTCAGGTCGAGCGCTTCAATCCGGCGGTCGAAACCGTCAAGCGCGCCGTCGCCGACGATGACATCATCTCGATCCAGATCACGCGGGTCGGTCCCTTCCCGCCCCGCATGGGCGAGGTCGGCGTCGTCATCGACCTGGCGGTGCATGATATCGACATCATCCGCCACCTGACGGGCTCCGAGATCGTCGAGGTCCAGCCGCAGCTGGCCCGCACCCGCGCGGACCGCGAGGACACGGCCCTGCTTCAGTTCCGCCTGGACAGCGGGGTGATCGCCCATATCACCACCAACTGGGTCACCCCCTACAAGACCCGCACGCTGCAGGTGGCGACCAAGACCAAATTCATCGTCGCCGATCTGATCACGCGCCAGGTCACCGAATATTTCGGCCAGCAGCCGGACGGCTCCTATTCGACCCGGATGCTGAACAGCTGGCCGGCCGAACCGCTGAAAAAGGAGCTGGAGGCCTTCGCCCGCGCCATCACGACCGGCGAAACGCCGGCCGTCACCGGCGAAGACGGCCTGCGCAATCTCGAGGTCGCGCTGCGCTGCCTCGGCGAGCACTGA
- a CDS encoding AGE family epimerase/isomerase, whose translation MTTLSAARTRVSNWLFDHTLPLWAERGVDAQGRFFEQLDFDGRPVTGLRRRTRVQARQIYVFCEAAALGWAQGRAVAKAGLDQLISSRRRDDGLWVSATDDDGVVVDETPDLYDLAFVLFALAAAHRVLGDARARPLALETLAAIDRLMASPHGGWEEALPPRLPRRQNPHMHMLEAMLAWQAIAPDPAFETAARASLDLCKHHFLIGGAIREYFTEDWSADPVTGHVIEPGHLEEWAWLLKQSGDDSDLATALHRRAAAQGYRDGFAIREIGPTGETLDGGRRLWAQTEAIRTGLSFGDTGVSGLIHAVFDTHLATAVPGLWVDSYDAEGRSHDAAAPASSLYHLMTAFSELLRSDA comes from the coding sequence ATGACGACGCTTTCCGCCGCCCGGACCAGGGTCTCGAACTGGCTGTTCGACCATACCCTGCCGCTGTGGGCCGAGCGGGGCGTCGACGCGCAGGGGCGGTTCTTCGAGCAGCTGGATTTCGACGGCCGGCCGGTGACCGGCCTTCGTCGTCGCACGCGGGTTCAGGCGCGTCAGATCTATGTGTTCTGCGAAGCGGCCGCCTTGGGATGGGCGCAGGGCCGTGCGGTGGCCAAGGCCGGGCTGGATCAACTGATATCAAGTCGTCGGCGTGACGACGGCCTTTGGGTCTCGGCAACCGATGACGACGGCGTGGTGGTCGATGAGACGCCTGATCTCTATGATCTGGCCTTCGTCCTGTTCGCGCTCGCGGCGGCGCATCGCGTCCTGGGTGATGCGCGAGCGCGGCCTCTGGCGCTTGAGACGCTGGCTGCAATCGATCGGTTGATGGCGTCTCCGCATGGGGGATGGGAGGAGGCCCTGCCGCCGCGCCTGCCGCGGCGTCAAAATCCCCACATGCATATGCTGGAGGCCATGCTGGCCTGGCAGGCGATTGCGCCTGATCCCGCGTTCGAGACGGCGGCGCGGGCGTCGCTGGACCTGTGCAAACATCACTTCCTGATCGGCGGCGCGATCCGCGAATATTTCACCGAGGACTGGTCCGCCGATCCTGTGACCGGTCATGTGATCGAGCCGGGCCACCTCGAAGAATGGGCCTGGCTGCTGAAACAGAGCGGGGACGATTCAGATCTGGCCACGGCGCTGCATCGTCGGGCGGCGGCGCAGGGGTATCGCGACGGATTCGCCATCCGCGAGATCGGCCCGACGGGAGAGACGCTGGATGGCGGACGGCGTCTTTGGGCTCAGACCGAGGCCATCCGCACAGGGTTGAGTTTTGGCGACACCGGCGTTTCAGGCTTGATCCACGCCGTGTTCGACACGCATCTGGCCACCGCTGTCCCGGGCCTATGGGTGGACAGCTACGACGCCGAAGGCCGCTCTCACGATGCGGCGGCGCCGGCGTCCAGCCTCTATCACCTGATGACCGCCTTTTCTGAACTGCTTCGGAGCGATGCATGA
- a CDS encoding DUF6655 family protein yields the protein MTARTAALLTVAAVVLSACASTTESNTGRTATEQLLLARASDRAVEGLVLPLPTGASVFIDDAYFQGEGTRYAVSAIRGAISDAGFSLARNKDEANAVFEIRAGALSLEQMRRVFGIPEMRIPINETFNVVSLPELSVYSHRDRVGVAEFSGFLYEAKTGAPLGAVMPMIGTYRIRSHKAFMVVSWGQQQAQPGQRDPGSSWTEF from the coding sequence ATGACGGCGCGGACGGCGGCTCTGCTGACGGTTGCGGCGGTCGTGCTGTCGGCCTGCGCCTCGACCACCGAAAGCAACACCGGCCGCACGGCGACGGAGCAGCTGCTCTTGGCGCGCGCCTCGGACCGGGCGGTCGAGGGGCTGGTCCTGCCGCTGCCGACGGGCGCTTCGGTCTTCATCGACGACGCCTATTTCCAGGGCGAGGGCACCCGCTACGCCGTCAGCGCGATACGCGGCGCGATCTCGGACGCCGGTTTCAGCCTGGCCCGCAACAAGGACGAGGCGAACGCCGTGTTCGAGATCCGCGCCGGCGCCCTGTCGCTGGAGCAGATGCGGCGCGTCTTCGGCATTCCCGAGATGCGGATCCCGATCAACGAGACCTTCAACGTCGTCTCTCTGCCGGAACTGTCGGTCTACAGCCACCGCGACCGGGTCGGGGTCGCCGAGTTTTCCGGCTTCCTCTACGAAGCCAAGACCGGTGCGCCGCTGGGCGCCGTCATGCCGATGATCGGCACCTATCGCATCCGCAGCCACAAGGCCTTCATGGTCGTGTCCTGGGGTCAGCAGCAGGCCCAGCCGGGTCAACGCGATCCCGGATCGAGCTGGACCGAATTCTGA
- a CDS encoding D-glycero-alpha-D-manno-heptose-1,7-bisphosphate 7-phosphatase — protein sequence MTGRPAAFLDRDGVLIEDSGYPHRPEHLTLIPGAAAAVRRLNQAGYPTVIVTNQSGVARGLFSEETMNAFNDLLVARLAEEGAIIDAVYSAPFHPEAIEARYRHPDHPDRKPNPGMLLRAIEEHDLDPARSFIIGDQKRDLQAGERAGVAGYLFEGGDLDAFVRDVVGL from the coding sequence ATGACCGGCCGGCCCGCCGCCTTTCTGGATCGGGACGGGGTGCTGATCGAGGACAGCGGTTATCCGCATCGTCCGGAGCATCTGACGCTGATCCCGGGAGCGGCGGCGGCGGTGCGGCGGTTAAACCAGGCCGGGTATCCGACCGTGATCGTGACGAACCAGTCGGGCGTGGCGCGGGGCTTGTTCAGCGAAGAGACGATGAACGCCTTCAATGATCTGCTGGTCGCGCGGTTGGCCGAAGAGGGGGCGATCATCGACGCCGTCTATTCCGCGCCCTTCCATCCCGAGGCGATCGAGGCGCGCTATCGCCATCCGGACCACCCTGATCGCAAACCCAATCCGGGCATGTTGCTGCGCGCCATCGAAGAGCACGATCTGGACCCGGCGCGGTCCTTCATCATCGGCGATCAGAAGCGGGATCTGCAGGCCGGAGAGCGGGCCGGGGTGGCGGGCTACCTTTTCGAAGGCGGCGATCTGGATGCCTTCGTGCGCGATGTGGTCGGTCTCTAA